Within Anopheles ziemanni chromosome 2, idAnoZiCoDA_A2_x.2, whole genome shotgun sequence, the genomic segment CTGGCCGCCGTCCCCCCAAACCCCCGCTCTTGGGCACTACCGATAACGAGCCGAGTCCACCCGCCCCAACCTCGGCTCTCTTCCGGCTTCCGGCGATCACTGAGTCACTTTCCTTCGCATCATTTCCCTCGAAACCTTGACCCATCTTGGCGTGGCCGTGGTCGTTGAGCCAGTGACTCCGAGCACACCTCCAGCCGTCGCCCGCGAGATTGAGCACTTTCCGCACAAAACACTCCAACACAGACGATCGATGTAACGATCGACGATCGTGGACGGGGACACATTTTGTTGCCGCTGCGTTCTTCTGGGTCGGCAGAGATGCGTGAAAGTCGAATGCACGCGTTGTCGAATTGCAGTCGGAAATTATGCCTGTGCCAGATGCAGGGGGTCACGCCGGCGTCCGATGATGATTCGGCCGGCTAATGTTCGGCTTCATTAGCGAAGAAATTGTCCACCGGCACCGTGCGGTACGGTCGCATGGGAGCTGTTCTCATTGATTCCGATGATTAATGGCCTGATTAACACCATGCTGtatgttttcaattaaatatgcATCGTAGCCAAAGCGTTTCGTGTATTATTTTATGGCAGGATTGAATGGAAGGAAATTTGCTAAATTAAAATTGCAAGTTTCTTCAACACTAGTACTACCGGACCAGTCATTTTAACTGGCCAGATACTTTTTcattcacatttttttcttaaggTTAAAACATTCTACCAAATATTAATGCCTGACTTTCAAACATCCAATGGAAGGTTAATTCTTACGTattcaaaaaaaattttctttttaatattgaaaataattcgcGGTAAAGTTTCAAGGGTAAAAATCGCGGTATTTCTTGTGTTAAATAACTACATTACCGCTAAAATCCTTGAATATTTTGGATAAAGATTGCCTACATGATTGACTCATGTGAATAAATTAACGAAAAACGGGCAACCGTATTCTAGAAAACAGATACATAACATATTTAACAAATTGACTAATTGATATTATAAGATTAGCAATTTGTGTGGCATTTAACAGCGTTCAAcacaaaattttatttgaaaatgaaagaattgCGATGCAGAAAGAATTTTATTCCTCAATACCTTTTGTGGCCAGTTTTAGTTCAAATATCGGtttcataatttatgaaaCTGAAGAAGAgtctttaaattatttttacctataacgaaacaatttaaataaataaaacgtttcttttcgatttcattCATGATCCATGATCGAAGAAGtttaaacaaacgaaacacgaaaacaaaaactccggGGAGGTCAAGAGATGTAACTTCATAAATCAGTATGCCAATTTCttgcatttcattttgttttgggatttttgttttcttttcaacttaTACTCACACGTGACCTGATCACGCGATTTATCGTCGCATTTCACGCTCAATCGGATTCAATGGCCGGGACAATGGACGGAAGTTTCTCTTTTTCCTCCCGGCTCGTCATACTTGTAATGCTGATGGGACGTAAAAGGAGTTCTCCCGTGTTTCTCCCGGTGAGGATGCGTTTACGGTTTTCGTGTGACCGTGCGCAGCCCGATTACaagcatttttaaattatccttAATTCACGGGTAGCTACAATTCATTgcggtgaaaataaaattacaagGTGAAATCGCAAGTGCATCTTTGGGACGCCAATAAAATGCAAACGCGTGTGAGAAGACACAGGAAGtccataaaaattattatcttacaAGTAATTTTTACTCACTGCTTGGGGATAATTTGTGCTCGCTTTTTTGATCGAAGGCCACCAAGAAAGGGATGCTAAAAGAaggaagtttaaaaaaataaagactTCCCATGGACAAGTTCAAGGTCGGTACGGCTCGCTGCAGTTACAACGGTTTTCCAAGTAGTTAATGAACTTCCccggtgtttctttttcattgcttcTCGCTTCGATCAAGTGAAAAAGATGGGTGAAACGATCTTTGACCCCTTCTTCTCGAAGGCTTGTATTGCTTTCCGGTCAAACCGCCACAGATGCCCCGCGTTGGAATGACACGGACCTAAAAAAGGAGGTCATGCAAGGAGTTATTGGCCGTCCCGTGTGGCTCATCTCGTCGGTTCGTCCTAAATTTCGAATTTCACCTTCCAGGAGAGCCTCCACCCAAAGTGTGTGCCACTTTTAGGACGCGTGTTTACGTGAGCCTTTTGGAACGAGTGacgataatgttttttttcccctgtaAATAAATATCAACAATCATACACTTGCCCCAGAAGTGGTTCAGGTTTTTGGGGGGAATTTTTGTGCATTCTGTTGTCACCGGTTTCCAAGTGACCCGGAAATCGAGAGTGCCCGCGAGTGCGGAGTCGTAGATCACATCTGTGGCGTATGgcggaaaaaatgaaacttgCACGCCTCGTCTAGATTCGTCCGGTGCAAAATGGGATGTACAGAAGATGAAAGCTAGCTCATGCCAATCCTGATCTTTTGGTATTTTTGTCGtgcctttttttaaactttcctcTTCGTTTCTGACGACCGGACGAGCGGCGGTGTGGAGTTGTGGAAAAGAAACTTTCGTCTTCACTTTGCAACCCGGATAGCGGACGGCATCGCGGAGTGCAGAATAAACCTCCACCGTCGGGAGACGCGGGGTAAAACCGTTGAAGActtctttccttttctcgGACCGGCATCTTCCCGGGACGATCGGGCCGGCCTGGGAATGTAGGTTCTTACTGGTTTGGATCGTGACTGGAAAACTGGTTTTTCCGGACACGCGGACATCCCCACCCCTGGGAGGGGGAGGGTCGGCTAGTGGTACTAACGCCATATGAACGAGGAAACTCGTTCCGGGCGCACACGAACGACGCTCGATGAAGATGCTGGCGATGAAGGTTTCCCACCCGTTTAGCGACGTTAGGCTGCCTGGCCAGGTGGTGCCAATGTGCCAATAGCGCcgtttgtttgcattcagCGCGTTATTTGCGCACAAACGACGGTAGCAAATATTGGGAGGCTTCAGCCTACCAGCTGCCAATAGATGTCCGATGAATATGATCAATGAGCTGGGCCGGCCTCGAGGGCGGACAGTCGAGCATTAATGGGTAATTTGAGCGGATAATTTACGATTGTTACGTGAGAAACGTAGGCAAGAGGTGTAGAAAGTGAATCTTGGTGCTCTTTTGATGTAAGATCGGTGACCtagaaaatcaaaaatatGTAACGATTCGGAAGTTCCTAGAAATTTCACAAAAAACTATCAACATCGTTCTTTTGTTCCTAGAAAAATGAGGTCTTCTTTTGTAAATGTCTGACTTAACATCACAGAATATGAAAGCATGAAgacattttaattaatgtATACGTTTTCTCATTCAACGCATATTTTGTAttcatcatcataattttATTCTACAATAGGGCACGTACCGTAAAActataaatagaaaaataataaatttatttatttaatcttgaacattttttttctaattaaatTGTCCACAAATCCAAATTTCTATATATCATTGAGCAACATAAATCGAATTTTCTAAGGTTTCGGATTTTGTATGGCCATTTGGAATatggtttctatttttattatgtttggaATTATTTTCAGAATAATTCTTACGGCTCAAAAatcctttttcaaaaattatcaTACTGCAATTGCTTGATCCAGTTAAAACCActtaaaatcaataaactgAAACAAGTCGGAACGATGAAATATTACTTTATACAAATTGAGGTTGTCTGAATCCATTTAAAGTGATTTTCATCGCCATTAGTTaaagtttatgttttaattagcttaggatatgttttgtgtATTTCAAGCAAGAGCTTCCATTGAAAGTAGCAATACTAATTGTACATTATTCTATAGATTGTTTTACAATCTTCAAACACTCTCACAATGGAAATCCGGTGGAAGCGTGGTGTACTAGCACTTCTAGTCATCGCCGTTATCGCAATCCCAGCCAACGACGCATCCTCAGAAGAACGTCACCAGCAGGGACTCGAAAACAGTTCAAAAGTGTCCGACACGAGCCAGAGCGACGCTTCCGGGGTAGAAAGCGGCACGCACCCGTCCGAAATCGGTCACTTTCGTTCGACAGACGAGCTAATTGGTTCGCGTGGGGCAGCCGAACCACGCCAACCCACCCACCCGGCGGGAGGAAGCTCGAAGAAGCGCCCGCCGCACGCCAAGGAGAACAAAAAGTACCGGAAAAAGTACGTGTCCGAAGCAGATTATCGAAAATCGATGCCGCACGCCGATGTCGAGCAAGAGGAGCCACTGGAGCGCACCGGCGGACCGTCGGCCAAATCCAGCGAGCCGCACAGCAGGAAGAAGCGCCTGATCTGGGTTACGGACGATGGCCGGCTGGCGCTACCGCCCGGCACGTCGCTGACGATTGCTCCGACGATTGCACTGCCATTTGTGCGCTATCCGCCGGACGGCTTTCTGTCCAACATCTCCATCAGTTTACCCATAACGAGTAAGTCGATTGACTGGGGCGATCACGTCCCCATGGCGCATACATTAACTTGACTTTCCATTTTACTTGCAGTTGACTTCGATAAGCTGGGCCTAACGGATAACCAGAATCCGCTCGGTGTCCTACCGCCCTTGTTTGCCCGGTCGATGGGCCAAGCTGCCGGTTCGGTGTTGGCTGACTATGTTTCGGACTACATGAGAATCCAACGGCGCAAGCGTAGCGCTCCGAGTGCTACGAGCGATCACTTCAAGATCACCACCAACCATTTGGACGATGACGAAAACCAGAGAATGCCCCAGCTTCCGGTTGAGCACAAACATGCCTTCCACGGAGGAGAACGGTTAGTTAATGCTATATTTTGGCAACGGCAATTCaacttaaaaatgtttgcaaatcttttttaaaaattccagCGCACTTTTGTATGTAGTTGTCGAGGACTTTTTGGCGACCTTTGGTTTGGACGGAAGAGCATGCATGCTTCGTGCCATATGTGAGGTGCATTCAAAGTCTTTGGAGAAGTTTGGGTTGATTGGAGAGATGCTGAAATTGTTCTTCACGTACGTTTAGAACTTGCCATACGTCAATACAAGCCGCCTAACTTTGTGTATTTTATTCTATTGCAGAGCATCATTGTCGCCATATTCAGAGCATTTAGACGAGTACGTTACGGCAGAAAAGATAGGCCGTGGTCAGGACGGGCCAGGCGAATGCTTCCCGTACTACAAGGACTGCCCGAAGAGTTTGTTCCGCGCATCAAATGCGTTCCAGCACAGATATCAGCAACAGGACCAGCGACGGGACGGCTCCGTACAGGATGTCGACGAGGATCACTTTGGCAACGATATCCCGAGTGGTTCGCACGAGGAAGCCGAATATTTGGTGCGGGAACCACGTGCCAGTCGCTCGAGAAGCGGTCACGCCAAAGAAAATACGGTTGTGCAGTTGGATCAGCGTGATCTCACGGAGATGGCAATGTGAAGTCGTAGAACGTACGCAATACAATTATCTCGGGGTAAAATTTCTCGGGGAAGCTGGAAAAGCGTGTATCCTAAAGACAAAGGGTAATTCAACtcgatgctggtgctgttgttgattACGATCATCAGTTGTAAAAACTTGTTGTTAGCATAATGTTAATTGTTATCACTGAGTAATAGGTGATCTGGTAGGAATGTtagtaatttatttcttttctttaagtCAGGTATTGCACCGCGGCGACTGTTATGTTTAATAATTACAGGCGAGAGCGTGCCACAGAGTGGCCAGATAGGAAACGACGGTAGACTGTCGTTTGTTCCGAAAGAAGATTTTATAGAACGAAAATATTTACTGCTACAGGTGTCCATAATTTAGAATAAGTCCATTGTAAAAGCGATAACGTttgcgaaataaataaaacaactttgtaaATATTTCCAAATCATTAACCATCGGACTTCTGTTTTGTAGATGACTGGTTAAACTTGCCTTTGTAAATCTTCTGGATCAACATGATAGAGCTCACAATTGATTCACCGCTCAAACAAGCGTTAGCcgatttcaatatttttagaaaatttgaacatgattaaatttttgtttgctctatCGTCGAACACAAAGTCGTTCAGTTTCTGAAATATTTCGAGAGggatttgaaataaatgttgaaAACCTTCAAACAAGATTTTTGAAGCAAACGATAAGATTGGATCTAACTACCTTGGCCAAACGATCAGCAAAAAATGACGATtagtgttgggaaaattgATTCCcggttgggattccaatctttcgattcaaaccCATTTATAGATCCGGATCTctgaatccgaatcccaatccggcATTTCATTCATGCACATCTAATTTGCGAATTTTGCATATGATTTGATTAACTTACTGATTGAAATAATCAGAATAAGACATTTATTTTGTTGGAAATCAAcctgattttccttttcgctcccTCGGGCGAACACGTTCCCACCTGcggttttttatcaaaaacaagaaactacGGAAAAATctacggtaaaagagtaaatgaggccccgggctagattctcctcttcctgctggttcacatttagcgcctgaagctatacAAAGCGCGAagcatgcattcgtttcgatttttgaacgctaacggttcgcttaaaagaacataacggtttaaactaatcacgcagtggaggttgaatgcgggttaacatacttttacatgttaagttactagtaagtaaaccataccacacatgatggacagcatgaaacaatgagtttagccgaaaaAATGATtaggaaacggcggcgcgcccgcagcgagcgcagcgagcggactgcgctaggtctaccgaaaaagagagtttgttatagttttgagaaataaggggggcccgtgggcccccctcataccgcaccccctaggttgattgcgcagccgaaattaacggtacacactacagTTCAAATattcgtaggttgaatttaacgaattaatgtatcaccaattgcatacattcagtttaaacgtccacaagaggtgtagccacgatcgaaaacatggcggccggggcctcatttactcttttaccaaatcTACCTTCAACAAAGTTGCGCGTTgtgaaaaaacatttcattaaaGAATCAATCGTGGAAATCGGTTCAAAGAATCAAtagttataaacaaattagcAGAAATTTACTTTTTACTAATCGAGGTTTATCAACCTTGTTCCCGGTAGAGTGCTGTCTCTTTTTCACACAATTGGTTTTCTCAAAACCTAGAAAAGACAGAAAGATCTTTTGTGCCACAAAATGTGTGTCCTGAAAAGACTTTTCATATGAGGGATTACATGTACAAATTGGTTAAGCAATCATgtagttattaacaaatttgttatttcagcagaaattACCAACCAAGGTTTGTTATTTCAGCAAAAATTACCAACCAAGGTTTGTTATTTCAGTGGAAATTACCAACCAaggtttgtaatttcatcAGAAACTACCAActagtgatggggaaactgaatccctacagagattcgaatctttcgattcaaatccattccgaGATTCGGATCTttgaatccgaatcccaatccgtcatatcatgcgTGCTTACCTAATTTACCGATCTTTcatattatttgttactttaacaattgtacgatcaatggttgaattgatccAAAGGCTAAATCGAGCTTTTGAATGGTCCCCAGGACCATCTGGATCGCTATCGCTATCCGCTCCAAGGGGGAgctgtttcatttcagttcCGAGGAAACTACCCACCACTATGCGCACAATTTGAGAGAGAAAAGCgaatttttcaatgaaaatgctCTCGCAACATCGCAAAATCTCTCTTTCGAAGAGAGAGAATGTGTGCTGCGAAAAGCAGTTCTTTTGTGATTTTacgatactttttgaagttttatactttttaatgatgtctgaaattgttagtttgctaatgtaagtctaatttcatatgtttttaaaaactttttcaatcgttatgatggataattgatgatgtttcgttccaacCAAGTAGTGTGacgaatatttcaataaaaacttcaataatataataaatcgaatcatccgagtgcttctaacgatgcccaagagtcgTCTGCAccgataataacaaatatcaagtgtcgaaactaacttacacaccactttagctaacaaacATACGATGgaatataactgtccgactttgcgattggccgtcaaaattctgactttttccactctattgtttattgcgccgcttgggtacgatttttttcaccgttctttttgcaagtacttcgtaggaaggtgcaccaagaagatgcaatgaacaaaaatcattgttatcaattctaagtactctaaaatcgaccacaaagtcggacgcatgctcattttttgagcgcccggattaactttgggcccagtgtacctacccctcccgaacacctcccctctaaaattaatgaaaaacaattatagttcaacaattattgaacgagttttcacaaaaattagtACACATACTGTTCACATAGGGACATaccatggtttaaaatttcatctttcTAGGAGAAAGGGAAAGGGCGGCTCCCATACTACCCCCTACcttaaaaatggttaaaatgcaatatgggtatcaatttcgctGTGTTTATGGTTTCTAAA encodes:
- the LOC131281554 gene encoding uncharacterized protein LOC131281554, with the protein product MEIRWKRGVLALLVIAVIAIPANDASSEERHQQGLENSSKVSDTSQSDASGVESGTHPSEIGHFRSTDELIGSRGAAEPRQPTHPAGGSSKKRPPHAKENKKYRKKYVSEADYRKSMPHADVEQEEPLERTGGPSAKSSEPHSRKKRLIWVTDDGRLALPPGTSLTIAPTIALPFVRYPPDGFLSNISISLPITIDFDKLGLTDNQNPLGVLPPLFARSMGQAAGSVLADYVSDYMRIQRRKRSAPSATSDHFKITTNHLDDDENQRMPQLPVEHKHAFHGGERALLYVVVEDFLATFGLDGRACMLRAICEVHSKSLEKFGLIGEMLKLFFTASLSPYSEHLDEYVTAEKIGRGQDGPGECFPYYKDCPKSLFRASNAFQHRYQQQDQRRDGSVQDVDEDHFGNDIPSGSHEEAEYLVREPRASRSRSGHAKENTVVQLDQRDLTEMAM